One stretch of Oncorhynchus masou masou isolate Uvic2021 chromosome 9, UVic_Omas_1.1, whole genome shotgun sequence DNA includes these proteins:
- the LOC135545123 gene encoding protein PBMUCL2-like — translation MAAQGQQSPGGTTKDKDTVFPQTTKDKDTVFPQTTKDKDTVFPQTTKDKDTVFPQTTKDKDTVFPQTTKDKDTVFPQTTKDKDTVFPQTTKDKDTVFPQTTKDKDTVFPQTTKDKDTVFPQTTKDKDTVFPQTTKDKDTVFPQTTKDKDTVFPQTTKDKDTVFPQTTKDKDTVFPQTTKDKDTVFPQTTKDKDTTTKDKDTVFPQTTKDKDTVFPQTTKDKDTVFPQTTKDKDTVFPQTTKDKDTVFPQTTKDKDTVSPDN, via the exons ATGGCAGCCCAGGGCCAGCAGAGTCCTGGAGGA ACAACTAAGGACAAAGACACTGTGTTTCCCCAGACAACTAAGGACAAAGACACTGTGTTTCCCCAGACAACTAAGGACAAAGACACTGTGTTTCCCCAGACAACTAAGGACAAAGACACTGTGTTTCCCCAGACAACTAAGGACAAAGACACTGTGTTTCCCCAGACAACTAAGGACAAAGACACTGTGTTTCCCCAGACAACTAAGGACAAAGACACTGTGTTTCCCCAGACAACTAAGGACAAAGACACTGTGTTTCCCCAGACAACTAAGGACAAAGACACTGTGTTTCCCCAGACAACTAAGGACAAAGACACTGTGTTTCCCCAGACAACTAAGGACAAGGACACTGTGTTTCCCCAGACAACTAAGGACAAAGACACTGTGTTTCCCCAGACAACTAAGGACAAAGACACTGTGTTTCCCCAGACAACTAAGGACAAAGACACTGTGTTTCCCCAGACAACTAAGGACAAGGACACTGTGTTTCCCCAGACAACTAAGGACAAAGACACTGTGTTTCCCCAGACAACTAAGGACAAAGACACT ACAACTAAGGACAAAGACACTGTGTTTCCCCAGACAACTAAGGACAAAGACACTGTGTTTCCCCAGACAACTAAGGACAAAGACACTGTGTTTCCCCAGACAACTAAGGACAAGGACACTGTGTTTCCCCAGACAACTAAGGACAAAGACACTGTGTTTCCCCAGACAACTAAGGACAAAGACACTGTTTCCCCAGACAACTAA